A window of Corallococcus macrosporus DSM 14697 contains these coding sequences:
- a CDS encoding OmpA family protein yields MNRTLLSLLAAVSLVGCASKQKTPSVTDEAPNAHRSPTATAATPTRNTDEDEEAARGAMGSLAADPVYFELDSATLRPESRELLAQLATGLRERPLTRVTVSGHTCELGTTEYNIALGHRRAAVVRDYLRDLGVESSQLSIVSFGEERPLSESHSEESFRQNRRAEFTFSSPEQATRGAL; encoded by the coding sequence ATGAACCGAACCCTCCTGTCTCTTCTCGCCGCGGTCAGTCTGGTTGGTTGCGCCTCCAAGCAGAAGACGCCCTCCGTGACGGACGAGGCGCCGAACGCGCACCGGAGCCCCACCGCCACGGCGGCCACGCCCACCCGCAACACCGATGAGGACGAAGAAGCGGCCCGCGGGGCCATGGGCTCGCTGGCGGCGGACCCGGTGTACTTCGAGCTCGACTCGGCCACGCTGCGGCCCGAGTCCCGCGAGCTGCTCGCGCAGCTCGCCACGGGCCTGCGGGAGCGGCCGCTGACGCGGGTGACGGTGTCGGGCCACACCTGCGAGCTGGGCACCACGGAGTACAACATCGCGCTGGGCCACCGCCGCGCGGCCGTGGTGCGCGACTACCTGCGCGACCTGGGCGTGGAGTCGTCGCAGCTCTCCATCGTCTCCTTTGGCGAGGAGCGGCCGTTGTCTGAATCCCACTCCGAGGAGTCCTTCCGCCAGAACCGCCGCGC